Part of the Oncorhynchus mykiss isolate Arlee chromosome 23, USDA_OmykA_1.1, whole genome shotgun sequence genome is shown below.
ATTATGCAGAATAACCCAATATAAGGGAGAAGTACTAGCATGTCCCCTGTCATATCTATGCTATTCATGTTCATGTTAATGTTCACTTTCACTGTCACATTAGTATCCATGGTGACTGTCATGGTATGGTTCCAAAGAACTCCTCACAGTTTCCCGTTGCCAGTCACGTCCACCGACATACAGCGACACTGTTTGACACGCTGTACCTTGCGATGGCGAAAGGTAGGTTGCAGGCCCGGACAGTCCAGCTGAACAGTGAGCTGGGTAAAGCGGTGTGGCCTGCAGAAGGAACAGGACTGGAAGGGCTCCTGGACCTTGTTGTGGTTTTTCCGGCTGGACCCTGGGCCTCGATTTGAGCTGGGGCCCATGAGGTGGGGGATGTAGAAGGAGTTACACTGGCCGTAGCAGAAGCGGTTGACCACCGTACGACTTCGGCAGCCCTCCTCGCTCACCGTCTGGCGGAGGGGTTGCGTCTTGCACCAGTCACGTCGGAGGTACCGGCGCTCGGTGACCACCAGGGCCTCCCGACTTGACGAAAGGACTTCGGGTTTCCGCGGCAACAGGCGCTGACGATCTGACAGGTTGCCTTTGGTCTTGAAAGGTGAGGGGATGGAGCCTTGGGGACGGGGCTTCCTTGTTTCTGTGGCTACGCAGAGTACCCCAGCCAGTAGGACTGGAAGAGTGATTCTCCAAAACATTCTGGGAAAGAGAAGACAGAAAGATTAGTAACAATGCTACTAAACCAAGATTGAGCCTTGTACCTTCACAGTATAAGCAGTGAATCTACCGTGAGCAGCATCTATTGGTTTAAGAATGTAGCGAGGTTAGGTCTACTAGGTATCTATCAATCCTTAATCTATTCCAGTGTAATAGCACTCCGTCAGTGTGTGAATGTTTTGGTGTTTAGCCTATGTATGTGTGTGAACGTGCCCTTTTCAGTCTAGCCTTTCAGGCATCATTGAGGAGATCAATCTATCATCTGCAACTCCATTTGTCAATGTCTCTTTGTCATTACTTATATGTGCTTCTCAGCTACAAAACTTTATCCAGAAATAAACACTGAATAAAATAATCAGGCGTAATTAATGAAATAATTAGGCGATGCTTACTCTAGTTATAAACTATGcaccagatatgtaaacatgcaTTAGCAGGCCAATCGTAATGCTATTAGGGGAGTGAAACATTACACTGTGGGTCCAGATCCCCACTCTGTGACCAAGCCCTATAGAGCACAATGAACTGAGAGTGACCTAgcaagtctctgtctctctccacactgCCGATTGACAGATGTGAGACTGAGATGAAACCCCCCCccccgtaaacacacacacacagacatacatatacacacacacacaaaaacatacatacacaaccaaccacacacacaattcaCAATGTCATCTGAAACGTTCTCTAGAATTTGACTTTGTGTTGAGAAAAGTATGCTTTAAGTTGAATATCCTTGTTGGGACTCTGAGGATTACTGGTATGTATGTATCTGTACATAACTGTCAGTGTTAATGCCAGTACAATTTGTCAATCACTCAAGAATCTTTGCAACAGATGTTGTTCTTGAATTGCATAGATAGTATAAAGTAACAATTCTGAATGTGGACCAAAATGCCCCAAGGTAATTGACTGTTCCTATTCCCTATAAGACTTTTACATCCCT
Proteins encoded:
- the LOC110502526 gene encoding gremlin-2 — its product is MFWRITLPVLLAGVLCVATETRKPRPQGSIPSPFKTKGNLSDRQRLLPRKPEVLSSSREALVVTERRYLRRDWCKTQPLRQTVSEEGCRSRTVVNRFCYGQCNSFYIPHLMGPSSNRGPGSSRKNHNKVQEPFQSCSFCRPHRFTQLTVQLDCPGLQPTFRHRKVQRVKQCRCMSVDVTGNGKL